In the genome of Oenanthe melanoleuca isolate GR-GAL-2019-014 chromosome 21, OMel1.0, whole genome shotgun sequence, one region contains:
- the HIPK4 gene encoding homeodomain-interacting protein kinase 4 isoform X3 has translation MVTLVQNNFSPLPVRHIRTIAAQVLLALLKLKELSIIHADLKPENIMLVDHARYPFRIKLVDFGSAILLPEVCHVQEPYIQTRFYRAPEILLGLPFCEKVDIWSLGCVMAELHLGWPLYPGNDEYDQICYICSTLGLPRAELLYAAQKTRSFFQRVPCSSGTWQLKPPRRVMAKPMERREHIFSSLDQLALVNVCPMPDPDQEELAKRCDLYRMVELLKRMLTWDSHERITPSAALHHPFISMQEVKASFEATRYYQLSQEDLRASCKDSSIAKIFPSIEKGAFIPASQGGIQKATAQMDGLSLAEPVGDISDKCQQDLCQAPSPTHCGSQYCQHHWCPQIEPTKGHLTLLGSPSRMKQYSHWYGSPVLGDIMEQNLPGRCYSSSCAKTALVTWRNPKPPGIWRMGFRGWAGTPLQCSERFYHRASGTPSTTETPQQPLHSLQQPRACKRPSSSSPSSTPTAKTQRLAGGDHSQGCNRTYCARCYRLCFSH, from the exons ATGGTGACACTAGTG CAGAACAACTTCTCACCGCTGCCGGTGCGGCACATCCGCACCATCGCAGCgcaggtgctgctggccctgctgaaGCTCAAGGAGCTCTCCATCATCCACGCTGACCTTAAACCTGAGAACATCATGCTGGTGGACCACGCCCGCTATCCGTTCCGCATCAAGCTGGTTGACTTTGGCTCGGCCATCCTCCTCCCCGAGGTGTGCCATGTGCAGGAGCCCTACATCCAAACCCGCTTCTACCGGGCACCCGAGATCTTGCTGGGGCTGCCCTTCTGTGAGAAGGTGGACATCTGGTCCTTGGGATGTGTGATGGCTGAGCTTCACTTGGGTTGGCCCCTCTACCCTGGCAATGATGAGTATGACCAGATATGCTACATCTGCTCCACCCTGGGGCTACCCCGGGCTGAGCTGCTCTACGCTGCTCAGAAGACACGGTCCTTCTTCCAACGTGTGCCCTGTTCCAGTGGTACCTGGCAGCTCAAACCACCCAGGAGGGTGATGGCAAAGCCCATGGAGAGGAGGGAGCATATCTTTTCCTCACTGGATCAGCTGGCGCTGGTGAATGTCTGCCCGATGCCTGATCCTGACCAGGAGGAGCTGGCCAAGCGCTGTGATCTGTACAGGATGGTGGAGCTGCTCAAGAGGATGCTCACTTGGGACTCTCATGAGCGAATCACACCCAGTGCTGCCCTTCACCACCCCTTCATCTCCATGCAGGAGGTGAAGGCCAGCTTCGAGGCCACCCGCTACTACCAGCTCAGTCAGGAAGACCTGAGGGCATCCTGTAAGGATTCCAGCATAGCCAAGATCTTCCCCAGCATAGAAAAAGGTGCCTTCATCCCTGCCAGCCAGGGGGGCATCCAGAAGGCCACTGCCCAGATGgatgggctcagcctggctgagccagTTGGGGACATTAGTGACAAGTGTCAGCAGGACCTCTGCcaagcccccagccccacccacTGTGGAAGCCAGTACTGTCAGCATCACTGGTGTCCCCAGATAGAGCCCACCAAGGGTCACTTGACCTTGCTGGGGTCTCCCAGCAGAATGAAACAGTACAGCCACTGGTATGGCAGCCCAGTCCTTGGTGACATCATGGAACAGAACCTGCCTGGACGATGCTACAGCTCATCCTGTGCCAAG ACAGCTCTGGTGACGTGGCGCAACCCCAAGCCTCCAGGGATTTGGAGAATGGGCTtcagaggctgggctgggacccccctgcagtgctcagaaCGCTTCTACCACAGAGCCAGTGGCACTCCCAGCACCACTGAGACCCCACAGCAACCCTTGCATTCgctccagcagcccagagctTGCAAGAGACCTTCTTCTTCCTCACCCTCAAGCACCCCAACAGCCAAAACCCAGCGCCTTGCTGggggagaccacagccagggctgcaacAGAACGTACTGTGCCAGGTGCTACCGGCTCTGTTTCTCACATTGA
- the HIPK4 gene encoding homeodomain-interacting protein kinase 4 isoform X1, with the protein MVTLVVGAECYDIMAMVGKGTFGQVMQGQCRSTGEMVAIKILKNCDHDGQIVKNELRLLQALREGDTKDSHIIHFLESFSDTVWTYLVFELLQQNLFDFQKQNNFSPLPVRHIRTIAAQVLLALLKLKELSIIHADLKPENIMLVDHARYPFRIKLVDFGSAILLPEVCHVQEPYIQTRFYRAPEILLGLPFCEKVDIWSLGCVMAELHLGWPLYPGNDEYDQICYICSTLGLPRAELLYAAQKTRSFFQRVPCSSGTWQLKPPRRVMAKPMERREHIFSSLDQLALVNVCPMPDPDQEELAKRCDLYRMVELLKRMLTWDSHERITPSAALHHPFISMQEVKASFEATRYYQLSQEDLRASCKDSSIAKIFPSIEKGAFIPASQGGIQKATAQMDGLSLAEPVGDISDKCQQDLCQAPSPTHCGSQYCQHHWCPQIEPTKGHLTLLGSPSRMKQYSHWYGSPVLGDIMEQNLPGRCYSSSCAKTALVTWRNPKPPGIWRMGFRGWAGTPLQCSERFYHRASGTPSTTETPQQPLHSLQQPRACKRPSSSSPSSTPTAKTQRLAGGDHSQGCNRTYCARCYRLCFSH; encoded by the exons ATGGTGACACTAGTGGTAGGTGCCGAGTGCTATGACATAATGGCCATGGTGGGGAAGGGGACCTTTGGACAGGTGATgcaggggcagtgcaggagcactggggagATGGTGGCCATCAAGATCCTGAAGAACTGTGATCACGATGGCCAAATAGTGAAGAATGaactgaggctgctgcaggccTTGAGGGAGGGGGACACAAAGGACTCTCACATCATCCATTTCCTCGAGTCCTTCAGTGACACGGTCTGGACCTACCTGGTCTTcgagctgctgcagcaaaacctCTTTGACTTCCAAAAGCAGAACAACTTCTCACCGCTGCCGGTGCGGCACATCCGCACCATCGCAGCgcaggtgctgctggccctgctgaaGCTCAAGGAGCTCTCCATCATCCACGCTGACCTTAAACCTGAGAACATCATGCTGGTGGACCACGCCCGCTATCCGTTCCGCATCAAGCTGGTTGACTTTGGCTCGGCCATCCTCCTCCCCGAGGTGTGCCATGTGCAGGAGCCCTACATCCAAACCCGCTTCTACCGGGCACCCGAGATCTTGCTGGGGCTGCCCTTCTGTGAGAAGGTGGACATCTGGTCCTTGGGATGTGTGATGGCTGAGCTTCACTTGGGTTGGCCCCTCTACCCTGGCAATGATGAGTATGACCAGATATGCTACATCTGCTCCACCCTGGGGCTACCCCGGGCTGAGCTGCTCTACGCTGCTCAGAAGACACGGTCCTTCTTCCAACGTGTGCCCTGTTCCAGTGGTACCTGGCAGCTCAAACCACCCAGGAGGGTGATGGCAAAGCCCATGGAGAGGAGGGAGCATATCTTTTCCTCACTGGATCAGCTGGCGCTGGTGAATGTCTGCCCGATGCCTGATCCTGACCAGGAGGAGCTGGCCAAGCGCTGTGATCTGTACAGGATGGTGGAGCTGCTCAAGAGGATGCTCACTTGGGACTCTCATGAGCGAATCACACCCAGTGCTGCCCTTCACCACCCCTTCATCTCCATGCAGGAGGTGAAGGCCAGCTTCGAGGCCACCCGCTACTACCAGCTCAGTCAGGAAGACCTGAGGGCATCCTGTAAGGATTCCAGCATAGCCAAGATCTTCCCCAGCATAGAAAAAGGTGCCTTCATCCCTGCCAGCCAGGGGGGCATCCAGAAGGCCACTGCCCAGATGgatgggctcagcctggctgagccagTTGGGGACATTAGTGACAAGTGTCAGCAGGACCTCTGCcaagcccccagccccacccacTGTGGAAGCCAGTACTGTCAGCATCACTGGTGTCCCCAGATAGAGCCCACCAAGGGTCACTTGACCTTGCTGGGGTCTCCCAGCAGAATGAAACAGTACAGCCACTGGTATGGCAGCCCAGTCCTTGGTGACATCATGGAACAGAACCTGCCTGGACGATGCTACAGCTCATCCTGTGCCAAG ACAGCTCTGGTGACGTGGCGCAACCCCAAGCCTCCAGGGATTTGGAGAATGGGCTtcagaggctgggctgggacccccctgcagtgctcagaaCGCTTCTACCACAGAGCCAGTGGCACTCCCAGCACCACTGAGACCCCACAGCAACCCTTGCATTCgctccagcagcccagagctTGCAAGAGACCTTCTTCTTCCTCACCCTCAAGCACCCCAACAGCCAAAACCCAGCGCCTTGCTGggggagaccacagccagggctgcaacAGAACGTACTGTGCCAGGTGCTACCGGCTCTGTTTCTCACATTGA
- the HIPK4 gene encoding homeodomain-interacting protein kinase 4 isoform X2 produces the protein MQEYTSDTVWTYLVFELLQQNLFDFQKQNNFSPLPVRHIRTIAAQVLLALLKLKELSIIHADLKPENIMLVDHARYPFRIKLVDFGSAILLPEVCHVQEPYIQTRFYRAPEILLGLPFCEKVDIWSLGCVMAELHLGWPLYPGNDEYDQICYICSTLGLPRAELLYAAQKTRSFFQRVPCSSGTWQLKPPRRVMAKPMERREHIFSSLDQLALVNVCPMPDPDQEELAKRCDLYRMVELLKRMLTWDSHERITPSAALHHPFISMQEVKASFEATRYYQLSQEDLRASCKDSSIAKIFPSIEKGAFIPASQGGIQKATAQMDGLSLAEPVGDISDKCQQDLCQAPSPTHCGSQYCQHHWCPQIEPTKGHLTLLGSPSRMKQYSHWYGSPVLGDIMEQNLPGRCYSSSCAKTALVTWRNPKPPGIWRMGFRGWAGTPLQCSERFYHRASGTPSTTETPQQPLHSLQQPRACKRPSSSSPSSTPTAKTQRLAGGDHSQGCNRTYCARCYRLCFSH, from the exons ATGCAGGAATATACCAG TGACACGGTCTGGACCTACCTGGTCTTcgagctgctgcagcaaaacctCTTTGACTTCCAAAAGCAGAACAACTTCTCACCGCTGCCGGTGCGGCACATCCGCACCATCGCAGCgcaggtgctgctggccctgctgaaGCTCAAGGAGCTCTCCATCATCCACGCTGACCTTAAACCTGAGAACATCATGCTGGTGGACCACGCCCGCTATCCGTTCCGCATCAAGCTGGTTGACTTTGGCTCGGCCATCCTCCTCCCCGAGGTGTGCCATGTGCAGGAGCCCTACATCCAAACCCGCTTCTACCGGGCACCCGAGATCTTGCTGGGGCTGCCCTTCTGTGAGAAGGTGGACATCTGGTCCTTGGGATGTGTGATGGCTGAGCTTCACTTGGGTTGGCCCCTCTACCCTGGCAATGATGAGTATGACCAGATATGCTACATCTGCTCCACCCTGGGGCTACCCCGGGCTGAGCTGCTCTACGCTGCTCAGAAGACACGGTCCTTCTTCCAACGTGTGCCCTGTTCCAGTGGTACCTGGCAGCTCAAACCACCCAGGAGGGTGATGGCAAAGCCCATGGAGAGGAGGGAGCATATCTTTTCCTCACTGGATCAGCTGGCGCTGGTGAATGTCTGCCCGATGCCTGATCCTGACCAGGAGGAGCTGGCCAAGCGCTGTGATCTGTACAGGATGGTGGAGCTGCTCAAGAGGATGCTCACTTGGGACTCTCATGAGCGAATCACACCCAGTGCTGCCCTTCACCACCCCTTCATCTCCATGCAGGAGGTGAAGGCCAGCTTCGAGGCCACCCGCTACTACCAGCTCAGTCAGGAAGACCTGAGGGCATCCTGTAAGGATTCCAGCATAGCCAAGATCTTCCCCAGCATAGAAAAAGGTGCCTTCATCCCTGCCAGCCAGGGGGGCATCCAGAAGGCCACTGCCCAGATGgatgggctcagcctggctgagccagTTGGGGACATTAGTGACAAGTGTCAGCAGGACCTCTGCcaagcccccagccccacccacTGTGGAAGCCAGTACTGTCAGCATCACTGGTGTCCCCAGATAGAGCCCACCAAGGGTCACTTGACCTTGCTGGGGTCTCCCAGCAGAATGAAACAGTACAGCCACTGGTATGGCAGCCCAGTCCTTGGTGACATCATGGAACAGAACCTGCCTGGACGATGCTACAGCTCATCCTGTGCCAAG ACAGCTCTGGTGACGTGGCGCAACCCCAAGCCTCCAGGGATTTGGAGAATGGGCTtcagaggctgggctgggacccccctgcagtgctcagaaCGCTTCTACCACAGAGCCAGTGGCACTCCCAGCACCACTGAGACCCCACAGCAACCCTTGCATTCgctccagcagcccagagctTGCAAGAGACCTTCTTCTTCCTCACCCTCAAGCACCCCAACAGCCAAAACCCAGCGCCTTGCTGggggagaccacagccagggctgcaacAGAACGTACTGTGCCAGGTGCTACCGGCTCTGTTTCTCACATTGA